The Myxococcus fulvus genome has a window encoding:
- a CDS encoding GNAT family N-acetyltransferase codes for MASPYEVTAVRGPSELPRILELQRRNLKQVLEDDEMRSQGFVTVEHDVTALERMHALAPSIVAHHGDDLVAYALTMPRECRALMPLLVPMFDLLDTLEYRGRALREQRFYVMGQVCVDKAHRGKGLFDQLYAKHRELYRERFDLLVTEVSARNTRSLRAHERVGFRTLHTYRDATDEWAVVAWDWSEPS; via the coding sequence ATGGCAAGCCCCTATGAGGTGACGGCGGTGCGCGGCCCGTCGGAGCTCCCGCGAATCCTGGAGCTGCAGCGCAGGAACCTGAAGCAGGTGCTCGAGGATGACGAGATGCGCTCGCAAGGCTTCGTCACCGTGGAGCACGACGTGACGGCCCTGGAGCGGATGCACGCACTGGCGCCCAGCATCGTCGCGCACCACGGCGACGACCTGGTGGCCTACGCGCTGACCATGCCCCGCGAGTGCCGCGCGCTGATGCCCCTGCTCGTCCCGATGTTCGACCTGCTCGACACGCTGGAGTACCGCGGGCGCGCGCTGAGAGAGCAGCGCTTCTACGTCATGGGGCAGGTCTGCGTGGACAAGGCGCACCGGGGCAAGGGGCTCTTCGACCAGCTCTACGCGAAGCACCGGGAGCTGTACCGTGAGCGCTTCGACCTGCTCGTCACCGAGGTGTCGGCGCGCAACACGCGCTCGCTGCGCGCCCATGAGCGCGTGGGCTTCAGGACGCTGCACACCTATCGCGACGCCACGGACGAGTGGGCCGTCGTGGCGTGGGACTGGAGCGAGCCGTCCTGA
- a CDS encoding beta-ketoacyl synthase chain length factor, which translates to MVFSVHHWAAWAPGLVGQDAWRSWLSQPHPLPSEGTPPLTEMPPMMRRRVDRLGRIALQAAYTCQADGPACPLVFASRYGDMGRSVDLLEQLAKSTPLSPTSFSLSVHNAIGGLYSIARGDLTAQSAVAAGAETVEAAFVEACGLLGEGAPEVVVIVYDEPRPVPFQHFPEQVSLAHAWACSVRPAGDGPRFRLSCHAADGAGPAPLPEGIAEELSVLRFLALDDARLERVLGSRLWRWERDV; encoded by the coding sequence ATGGTTTTTTCCGTCCACCACTGGGCCGCGTGGGCTCCCGGGCTTGTCGGGCAAGACGCCTGGAGGTCCTGGCTCTCACAGCCCCATCCGCTTCCGTCCGAGGGAACCCCTCCGCTGACGGAGATGCCGCCGATGATGCGCCGTCGGGTGGACAGGCTGGGCCGCATCGCGCTCCAGGCGGCGTACACGTGCCAGGCGGACGGCCCCGCGTGTCCCCTGGTGTTCGCGTCCCGCTATGGGGACATGGGCCGCTCGGTGGACCTGCTGGAGCAGCTGGCGAAGTCCACCCCGCTGTCGCCCACGTCCTTCAGCCTGTCGGTGCACAACGCCATCGGCGGGCTGTACTCCATCGCCCGGGGGGACTTGACGGCGCAGAGCGCGGTGGCCGCGGGCGCGGAGACGGTGGAGGCCGCCTTCGTGGAAGCGTGCGGGCTGCTCGGCGAGGGCGCCCCGGAGGTCGTCGTCATCGTCTATGACGAGCCCCGCCCCGTGCCCTTCCAGCACTTCCCGGAGCAGGTGTCCCTGGCGCACGCCTGGGCCTGCAGCGTGAGGCCCGCGGGCGACGGCCCCCGCTTCCGGCTGTCCTGCCACGCCGCCGACGGAGCCGGGCCCGCGCCACTGCCGGAGGGGATTGCCGAGGAGCTGTCCGTGCTGCGCTTCCTCGCCCTGGACGACGCGCGCCTGGAGCGCGTCCTGGGCTCGCGCCTGTGGCGGTGGGAACGCGATGTCTGA
- a CDS encoding lysophospholipid acyltransferase family protein, whose amino-acid sequence MSERLNYYWRVFATGFCFAIFGLGGLALRIIFFPLLSLLVRDKPRRTRLARLAVHYSFRFFIELMRGVGVLAYHIEGMEKLARPGLLILANHPTLIDVVFLISLVPNADCVVKASLANNPFTRGPVEATGYLCNDSGPELVKACIASVKAGNNLIIFPEGTRTPVTGPMKLQRGAANIAVRGPCDITPVTIRCQPLSLTKGLPWWRVPPSKMNFTIVVQDDIQVSSMVDEAHGEALAARHLTERLHDYFSTESQRHAGA is encoded by the coding sequence ATGTCTGAGCGCCTCAACTACTACTGGCGCGTGTTCGCCACGGGCTTCTGCTTCGCCATCTTCGGGCTGGGCGGGCTGGCCCTGCGCATCATCTTCTTCCCGCTGCTGTCGCTGCTGGTGCGCGACAAGCCCCGGCGCACGCGGCTGGCCCGGCTGGCGGTCCATTACTCGTTCCGCTTCTTCATCGAGCTGATGCGCGGGGTGGGCGTGCTGGCCTACCACATCGAGGGCATGGAGAAGCTCGCGCGCCCCGGCCTGCTCATCCTCGCCAACCACCCCACGCTCATCGACGTGGTGTTCCTCATCTCGCTGGTGCCCAACGCGGACTGCGTGGTGAAGGCGAGCCTGGCCAACAACCCCTTCACCCGGGGACCCGTGGAGGCCACCGGCTACCTGTGCAACGACTCCGGCCCGGAGCTGGTCAAGGCGTGCATCGCGTCCGTGAAGGCGGGCAACAACCTCATCATCTTCCCCGAGGGCACCCGCACGCCGGTGACGGGCCCGATGAAGCTGCAGCGCGGCGCGGCCAACATCGCGGTGCGCGGGCCCTGTGACATCACCCCCGTCACCATCCGCTGCCAGCCGCTGAGCCTCACCAAGGGCCTGCCCTGGTGGCGCGTGCCCCCCTCGAAGATGAACTTCACCATCGTGGTCCAGGACGACATCCAGGTCTCGTCCATGGTCGACGAAGCGCACGGAGAGGCGCTCGCGGCCCGCCATCTCACCGAGAGATTGCACGACTACTTCTCCACGGAGTCACAACGCCATGCAGGTGCTTGA
- a CDS encoding phosphopantetheine-binding protein, with protein MQVLEQEIKKLVIETLNLEDVKPEDIDPGAPLFVEGLGLDSIDALELGLALQKTYGVALASDSQENRRHFASVRALATFVSAHRKS; from the coding sequence ATGCAGGTGCTTGAGCAGGAGATAAAGAAGCTGGTCATCGAGACGTTGAATCTCGAGGACGTCAAACCCGAGGACATCGACCCGGGTGCGCCGCTGTTCGTCGAGGGCCTGGGGCTGGACTCCATCGATGCCCTGGAGCTCGGCCTGGCGCTGCAGAAGACCTATGGCGTCGCCCTGGCGAGCGACTCCCAGGAGAACCGTCGTCACTTCGCCAGCGTGCGCGCCCTCGCGACCTTCGTGAGCGCCCACCGCAAGTCCTGA
- a CDS encoding acyl carrier protein, translating to MHHMTKNQLFENLRTLLQDTFDIDPARITPEARLRDDLDIDSIDAVDLLVKLKPVTGKRISPEVFKSVRTIQDVVDALHSLLDESVAA from the coding sequence ATGCACCACATGACCAAGAACCAGCTCTTCGAGAACCTGCGCACGCTCCTGCAGGACACCTTCGACATCGACCCGGCGCGAATCACCCCCGAGGCCCGCCTCCGGGACGACCTGGACATCGACAGCATCGACGCGGTGGACCTGCTGGTGAAGCTCAAGCCCGTGACGGGCAAGCGCATCTCGCCGGAGGTCTTCAAGTCGGTCCGCACCATCCAGGACGTCGTCGACGCGCTGCACAGCCTGCTCGACGAATCCGTGGCGGCGTGA
- a CDS encoding AMP-binding protein: MAESVALEHLLTHGRPSDFPVALRDGHVLGFAAFQARAAGWRAAIERREGRRLALYFEDTYEFAAALLGAWHAGRCVYLPSDLQPATVERLAREVDGFAGQVPASLSPLVPEETRRSDWRPLSSGARSLVVYTSGSSGEPAAIPKHLGQLTREVHTLGRLFDARVGDARVLATVSHQHIYGLLFRVLWPLTAGRPFLARSLPYPEELLAELTKGPSVLVASPAHLKRLPETLAWESARGNLRAVYSSGGPLPTEALHACRTLLGQAPVEVYGSSETGGIAWRQRSREDDAGWTLMPGLEVRLEDDALAVRSPHLPDDSWFQTEDRARLLPEGFELLGRKDRLLKLEEKRVSLSAMERTLVAGGLLAEARVVPLHEGLRVTLAVVAVPTAAGGRLLTGQGKRSLNQALREQLAHGFEPAVLPRRFRYLEAMPVNSQGKSTEAALTALFDSRRPPLRVLEQGPEKAVLSLETPASLPQFKGHFPQKAILPGVAQIEWAIQLARELFTLPPHFLRMEVVKFQQLIVPETQVTLELTWSAAKGSLHFKYTSEAGTHGSGRILFTEVHG, translated from the coding sequence ATGGCTGAGAGCGTCGCCCTCGAACACCTCCTCACCCACGGCCGCCCCTCCGACTTCCCGGTGGCGCTGCGGGACGGCCACGTGCTGGGGTTCGCGGCCTTCCAGGCGCGAGCCGCCGGCTGGCGCGCGGCCATCGAGCGCCGCGAGGGTCGCAGGCTGGCGCTGTACTTCGAGGACACGTACGAGTTCGCCGCCGCGCTCCTGGGCGCCTGGCACGCGGGGCGATGTGTCTACCTGCCGTCCGACCTCCAGCCCGCCACGGTGGAGCGGCTCGCGCGCGAGGTGGACGGCTTCGCCGGACAGGTCCCCGCCTCGCTCTCCCCGCTCGTGCCCGAGGAGACCCGGCGCTCCGACTGGAGGCCGCTGTCCTCGGGGGCGCGCTCGCTGGTGGTCTACACCTCCGGCTCCAGCGGCGAGCCCGCGGCCATCCCCAAGCACCTGGGCCAGCTCACGCGCGAGGTCCACACGCTGGGCCGCCTGTTCGACGCGCGCGTCGGCGACGCCCGCGTGCTCGCCACCGTCTCGCACCAGCACATCTACGGGCTCCTGTTCCGGGTGCTCTGGCCGCTGACGGCGGGCCGGCCGTTCCTCGCGCGCAGCCTGCCGTATCCGGAGGAACTGCTCGCGGAGCTGACGAAGGGTCCGTCCGTGCTCGTGGCCAGCCCCGCCCACCTCAAGCGGCTGCCCGAGACGCTGGCGTGGGAGAGCGCTCGCGGGAACCTGCGCGCGGTGTATTCGTCCGGAGGGCCGCTGCCCACCGAGGCGCTGCACGCGTGTCGGACGCTCCTGGGTCAGGCCCCGGTGGAGGTCTACGGCAGCTCGGAGACGGGCGGCATCGCGTGGCGACAGCGCTCGCGAGAGGACGATGCGGGCTGGACGCTGATGCCGGGCCTGGAGGTCCGCTTGGAGGACGACGCGCTCGCGGTCCGCTCCCCGCACCTGCCGGACGACAGCTGGTTCCAGACCGAGGACCGGGCGCGGCTCCTGCCGGAGGGCTTCGAGCTGCTCGGGCGCAAGGACCGCCTGCTGAAGCTGGAGGAGAAGCGCGTGTCGCTGAGCGCCATGGAGCGAACGCTCGTGGCGGGCGGGCTGCTGGCCGAGGCGCGCGTGGTGCCGCTGCACGAGGGCCTGCGGGTGACGCTCGCGGTGGTGGCGGTGCCCACGGCCGCTGGCGGCAGGCTCCTCACGGGACAGGGCAAGCGCTCGCTGAACCAGGCCCTGCGGGAACAGCTGGCCCACGGCTTCGAGCCTGCTGTCCTTCCGCGTCGATTCCGGTATCTGGAGGCGATGCCAGTCAACAGCCAGGGCAAATCCACCGAGGCGGCGCTCACGGCCCTCTTCGACTCCCGCCGGCCGCCCCTGCGCGTGCTCGAGCAGGGTCCGGAGAAGGCCGTGCTGAGCCTGGAGACGCCGGCGAGCCTGCCCCAGTTCAAGGGGCACTTCCCCCAGAAGGCCATCCTGCCTGGCGTGGCGCAGATCGAGTGGGCTATCCAGCTCGCCCGCGAGCTGTTCACGCTGCCGCCCCACTTCCTCCGCATGGAGGTGGTGAAGTTCCAGCAGCTCATCGTCCCGGAGACGCAGGTGACGCTGGAGCTGACGTGGAGCGCGGCCAAGGGCAGCCTCCACTTCAAGTACACCTCCGAGGCCGGCACCCACGGGAGCGGCCGCATCCTGTTCACCGAGGTCCACGGATGA
- a CDS encoding glycosyltransferase family 2 protein — MKVCAVIPVYNHGEAVGAVVHAVRSHGLPCLLVDDGSEPGCARVLDSLAEGDAAGVSVVRLPRNEGKGGAMMAGFKAAQAAGYSHALQIDADGQHDTGDIPRFVELAKGAPDKLVCGTPVYDESVPKGRLYGRYATHIWVWINTLSLAIRDSMCGFRVYPLAPTLALIDSVRIGKRMDFDVEVVVRLYWRGMGILNQPTRVRYPTDGISHFDVLWDNVRISRMHAKLFFGMLARLPLLLWRKVSS, encoded by the coding sequence ATGAAGGTCTGCGCGGTGATTCCCGTCTACAACCACGGCGAGGCCGTGGGCGCGGTGGTGCACGCCGTGCGCTCGCATGGGCTGCCGTGCCTGCTGGTGGACGACGGCAGCGAGCCGGGCTGCGCGCGGGTGCTGGACTCGCTCGCGGAAGGTGACGCGGCCGGTGTCTCGGTGGTGCGCCTGCCCCGGAACGAGGGCAAGGGCGGCGCGATGATGGCCGGCTTCAAGGCGGCCCAGGCCGCGGGCTACAGCCACGCGCTGCAGATCGACGCCGACGGTCAGCACGACACGGGCGACATCCCGCGCTTCGTGGAGCTGGCGAAGGGCGCTCCCGACAAGCTCGTCTGCGGCACGCCCGTGTACGACGAGTCGGTGCCCAAGGGCCGGCTGTACGGCCGCTACGCCACGCACATCTGGGTGTGGATCAACACGCTGTCGCTGGCCATCCGCGATTCGATGTGCGGCTTCCGCGTCTATCCGCTGGCGCCCACCCTGGCGCTCATCGACTCGGTGCGCATCGGCAAGCGGATGGACTTCGACGTGGAGGTGGTGGTGCGGCTGTACTGGCGGGGGATGGGCATCCTCAACCAGCCCACCCGCGTGCGCTACCCCACCGACGGCATCTCCCACTTCGACGTGCTCTGGGACAACGTGCGCATCTCCCGCATGCACGCGAAGCTGTTCTTCGGGATGCTGGCGCGGCTGCCCCTGCTCCTCTGGAGGAAGGTCTCCTCATGA
- a CDS encoding acyltransferase, whose translation MRARHWAEMGESTFVLGIWLLYWVHRLLGRWPFRLCLYPVVFVHWLSRPVVRDASLQYLTRVQAATGAIGHTPGRGDSLKHLVTFAETMLDKLLAVSGRYRFEQVNTEGREQFYEVVKQGKGGIIVTAHMGCLELCRAMAEKRGEVKLHILVHTRHAEQFNRLLKRLNPDSMFQLVEVTDMGPGTAVALEKYVAAGEFVVIAGDRVPVNASQTVDVEFLGHPAAFPVGPYVLASLFKCPLYLLGCIHENGGYTIHFECLAEKVELPRGKRVPALTEHARRYAGQVTALLKRSPFDWFNFFPFWDQANVSARNQE comes from the coding sequence ATGAGGGCGCGGCACTGGGCGGAGATGGGAGAGAGCACGTTCGTGCTCGGCATCTGGCTCCTGTACTGGGTCCACCGGCTCCTGGGCCGCTGGCCTTTCCGCCTGTGCCTGTATCCCGTCGTCTTCGTCCACTGGCTGTCGCGCCCCGTGGTCCGGGACGCGTCGCTGCAGTACCTCACGCGCGTCCAGGCGGCCACCGGCGCCATCGGCCACACGCCGGGCCGCGGCGACAGCCTCAAGCACCTGGTGACCTTCGCGGAGACGATGCTCGACAAGCTCTTGGCCGTCAGCGGCCGCTACCGCTTCGAGCAGGTCAACACCGAGGGGCGTGAGCAGTTCTACGAGGTCGTGAAGCAGGGCAAGGGTGGCATCATCGTCACCGCGCACATGGGCTGTCTGGAGCTGTGCCGGGCCATGGCGGAGAAGCGCGGCGAGGTGAAGCTCCACATCCTGGTGCACACCCGCCACGCGGAGCAGTTCAACCGGCTGCTCAAGCGACTCAACCCCGACAGCATGTTCCAGCTGGTGGAAGTCACCGACATGGGGCCGGGCACCGCCGTCGCGCTGGAGAAGTACGTGGCGGCCGGTGAGTTCGTGGTGATTGCCGGGGACCGAGTGCCGGTGAACGCCAGTCAGACGGTGGACGTGGAGTTCCTGGGGCACCCGGCCGCCTTCCCCGTGGGGCCGTACGTGCTGGCCTCGCTGTTCAAGTGCCCGCTGTACCTGTTGGGCTGCATCCACGAGAACGGCGGCTACACCATCCACTTCGAGTGCCTGGCGGAGAAGGTCGAGCTTCCGCGAGGCAAGCGCGTGCCCGCGCTGACGGAGCACGCCAGGCGTTATGCCGGACAGGTGACGGCGCTGCTGAAGCGTTCACCGTTCGATTGGTTCAACTTCTTTCCCTTCTGGGATCAGGCGAATGTCTCCGCCAGGAATCAAGAGTGA
- a CDS encoding HAL/PAL/TAL family ammonia-lyase: MSPPGIKSERAVRFDGSRLAIEDVSALSRREREAELSTAAEFRGRITRGAEFLDRLLAEDGHIYGVTTGYGDSCTVTIPPELVAELPHHLYAYHGIGAGRFLTPEETRAVLAARLASLSQGVSGVGLGLLHQLEQFLRLDILPLIPAEGSVGASGDLTPLSYVAAALCGEREVLHRGERRPAAEVLAKHGLSPLRLRPKEGLAIMNGTAVMTALACLAWERAEYLSRLATRLTAFNVVASAGNAHHFDEALFAVKPHVGQQRVAARLRMDLATERPSRNEQRLQDRYSLRCAPHVIGVLEDALPFFRAQIENELNSANDNPLIDPDSERVLHGGHFYGGHIAFAMDGLKNAVANVADLLDRQLALLVDTRYNHGLPSNLSGATGPRAAINHGLKAVQISVSAWTAEALKQTMPASVFSRSTECHNQDKVSMGTIAARDCLRVLELSEQVVAAMLIAARQGIALRRRVAQDLNLTASLASMQAELEQRIPLVVEDRALDRELQVLLGAIRAREWRLYEA; encoded by the coding sequence ATGTCTCCGCCAGGAATCAAGAGTGAGCGCGCGGTCCGGTTCGATGGGAGCCGGCTCGCCATCGAAGACGTGTCCGCGCTGTCGCGCCGCGAGCGCGAAGCCGAGCTGAGCACCGCCGCGGAGTTCCGGGGACGCATCACCCGGGGCGCCGAGTTCCTGGACCGGCTGCTGGCCGAGGACGGGCACATCTACGGGGTGACGACGGGGTACGGAGACTCGTGCACCGTCACCATCCCCCCGGAGCTGGTGGCCGAGCTGCCGCACCACCTCTACGCCTACCACGGCATCGGCGCGGGCCGCTTCCTGACGCCCGAGGAGACGCGCGCGGTGCTCGCGGCCCGGCTCGCGTCGCTGTCGCAGGGCGTGTCCGGCGTGGGCCTGGGGCTGCTCCATCAGCTGGAGCAGTTCCTGCGCCTGGACATCCTGCCGCTGATTCCGGCCGAGGGCTCGGTGGGCGCCAGTGGTGACCTGACGCCCCTGTCCTACGTGGCGGCCGCGCTGTGCGGCGAGCGCGAGGTCCTGCACCGGGGCGAGCGCCGTCCCGCGGCCGAGGTGCTGGCGAAGCATGGGCTCTCGCCGTTGAGGCTGCGCCCCAAGGAGGGGCTGGCCATCATGAACGGCACGGCGGTGATGACCGCCCTGGCCTGCCTCGCGTGGGAGCGCGCGGAGTACCTGAGCCGGCTGGCCACGCGGCTGACGGCCTTCAACGTGGTGGCGAGCGCCGGCAACGCGCACCACTTCGACGAGGCCCTGTTCGCCGTCAAGCCGCACGTGGGCCAGCAGCGCGTGGCCGCGAGGCTGCGGATGGACCTGGCCACCGAGCGCCCCAGCCGCAACGAGCAGCGACTCCAAGATCGCTACTCCCTGCGCTGCGCGCCCCACGTCATCGGCGTGCTCGAGGACGCCCTGCCCTTCTTCCGCGCGCAGATTGAAAACGAGCTCAACAGCGCCAACGACAACCCGCTCATCGACCCGGACAGCGAGCGGGTGCTGCACGGCGGGCACTTCTACGGCGGCCACATCGCCTTCGCCATGGACGGGCTGAAGAACGCGGTGGCCAACGTGGCGGACCTCCTGGACCGTCAGCTCGCGCTGCTGGTGGACACCCGCTACAACCACGGCCTGCCGTCCAACCTCTCCGGAGCGACGGGCCCCCGCGCGGCCATCAACCACGGCCTCAAGGCGGTGCAGATCAGCGTCTCCGCGTGGACGGCGGAGGCGCTCAAGCAGACGATGCCCGCGTCCGTCTTCTCCCGCTCCACCGAGTGCCACAACCAGGACAAGGTGAGCATGGGCACCATCGCCGCGCGCGACTGCCTCCGCGTCCTCGAGCTGTCCGAGCAGGTGGTGGCCGCCATGCTCATCGCGGCGCGTCAGGGAATCGCGCTGCGGCGACGAGTTGCTCAAGATTTGAATCTCACGGCGTCTCTGGCGTCGATGCAGGCCGAGTTGGAGCAGCGAATCCCATTGGTGGTGGAGGACCGCGCGTTGGACCGTGAGCTGCAAGTGCTGCTGGGGGCCATCCGCGCCCGCGAGTGGAGGCTCTATGAAGCCTGA
- a CDS encoding acyl-CoA thioesterase, with amino-acid sequence MKPDLSHEIELTPPFHDIDLMEVVWHGHYVKYLELARCALLAKFDYDYPQMLASGYAWPVVDMRLKYVRSAAYGKALRIRAEITEWENRLRIDYVLRDAATGQKVNQAHTIQVAVSIATKEMLYVCPPVLWQRLGVKPE; translated from the coding sequence ATGAAGCCTGACCTCAGCCACGAAATCGAGCTGACGCCGCCCTTCCATGACATCGACCTGATGGAGGTCGTCTGGCATGGCCACTACGTGAAGTACCTGGAGCTGGCGCGGTGCGCGCTCTTGGCGAAGTTCGACTACGACTACCCGCAGATGCTGGCGTCCGGCTACGCGTGGCCCGTGGTGGACATGCGGCTGAAGTACGTGCGCTCGGCGGCGTACGGGAAGGCGCTGAGAATCCGCGCCGAAATCACCGAGTGGGAGAACCGGCTGCGCATCGACTACGTGCTGCGCGACGCGGCCACGGGCCAGAAGGTGAACCAGGCCCACACCATCCAGGTCGCCGTGTCCATCGCCACCAAGGAGATGCTGTACGTCTGTCCGCCGGTGCTCTGGCAGCGGCTGGGGGTGAAGCCCGAATGA
- a CDS encoding LolA family protein, with protein MKRVLLLVALLWGAAASARDVVSQVRERLVDVPLLRGDFEQKKTVSGFKKPLVSRGVFLLSREQGVLWDTKAPFASTLTLTRKSLSAEQDTGAAAYHLDASKEPGLAAVNEVMFALLSGDVKALSKRFKVEGELVGAQGWKLTLTPTDTGLQRVFRSIHLEGDQYVRRVQLEEARGDSSIILFDKLSQTPPPSDAEAGRLAK; from the coding sequence ATGAAGCGCGTGCTCCTGCTCGTGGCGCTGCTCTGGGGAGCGGCGGCGAGCGCCCGTGACGTGGTGTCCCAGGTCCGCGAGCGGCTCGTGGATGTGCCCCTCTTGCGCGGCGACTTCGAGCAGAAGAAGACGGTCTCCGGCTTCAAGAAGCCGCTGGTGTCGCGCGGGGTCTTCCTCCTGTCGCGCGAGCAGGGCGTGTTGTGGGACACGAAGGCGCCCTTCGCCTCCACCCTCACGCTGACGCGCAAGTCGCTGAGTGCCGAGCAGGACACGGGAGCGGCGGCGTACCACCTGGACGCGAGCAAGGAGCCGGGCCTCGCCGCGGTGAACGAGGTGATGTTCGCGCTCCTGTCCGGCGACGTGAAGGCGCTCTCCAAGCGCTTCAAGGTCGAAGGAGAGCTGGTGGGCGCGCAGGGCTGGAAGCTCACGCTCACGCCCACGGACACGGGCCTGCAGCGCGTGTTCCGGAGCATCCACCTGGAGGGCGACCAGTACGTGCGGCGCGTGCAACTGGAGGAGGCCCGGGGCGACTCGAGCATCATCCTCTTCGACAAGCTGAGCCAGACGCCTCCTCCCAGCGACGCGGAAGCCGGACGCCTTGCGAAATAA